In Planococcus shixiaomingii, the DNA window CAAACTTGAAGAAGTTGGCGCTGCAGTAGAAGTTAAGTAATTTTAAGAATTTAGTTAAAGACAGAAAAGCTCGTCAGTGCATACCGACGGGCTTTTTCTTCTTTTTAAATTTAATTGTAAAACTCATTGTAAGAAATGGATCAATGTAAGGGGGGCTTCATATGTCGCAACATTACTATTCCAAAAATCCTCAAACAAAAAGCAATCCTCGAGAATGGACTTACACATTGCGAGGCGAGAAGTTCCATTTCCATACAGACGCAGGCGTTTTCAGTAAAGGCGAAGTGGATTTCGGTTCGCGTTTATTGATTGAAGCGTTTCAAGACTCAGAAGTAGATGGGCCGCTGTTGGATGTAGGGTGTGGATATGGACCGATCGGGATGGCAATTGCAAGAGCATTTCCTCAAAAAGAAGTCCATATGGTAGACGTCAATACACGCGCAATTGATTTGGCTAAAAGGAATGCGGATAAAAACGGCATTCAAAATGTAGTAATTTATGAAAGTGATGGATTGGCTTCAGTGAAAGTCGAAGGGTTTTCAGCAATTTTAACAAACCCGCCGATCCGCGCAGGGAAAGAAACGATTTTTCGCTTCTATGAAGAGGCCTATGACAAGATGGCAAGTGGCGGATCTTTATGGGTAGTAATCCAGAAAAAGCAGGGCGCTCCTTCAACGCAAGAAAAGTTGGAAGAACTTTTTGGGGAAGTACGGGTAGCTGACAAGAAGAAAGGTTACTTTATTTTTGAAGCAAGAAAAATTTGACTTGACAAAACGCCTATGATATTATAATAAAATGCAAAATTTATTATTTTGAGGTCGTTTGCCCTTTTTCGGGCATGGCATGGCGACAGTGTGGATCACGTGTTAACCGAAAATGAGCTATATTTAGTCTCGTTTTCTTTTTGTCTTTTCGATATCATACACTATTTAGTGGAAATCGCAAAGACCTATAATCGTTTTATTGAGGGGTGAATAAGTTGGCAGGTCAACTAGTTCAGTACGGTCAGCATCGTCAACGCAGAAGTTTTTCGAGAATCAGTGAAGTACTGGATCTTCCGAACTTGATTGAAATTCAGTCATCGTCTTATGAGTGGTTCCTTGAAGAAGGATTGCGCGAAATGTTCCGAGACATCTCGCCGATTGAAGATTTCACAGGAAATCTGTCGCTCGAGTTTGTTGATTACAGTCTCGCGGATCCAAAATAT includes these proteins:
- a CDS encoding class I SAM-dependent methyltransferase, producing MSQHYYSKNPQTKSNPREWTYTLRGEKFHFHTDAGVFSKGEVDFGSRLLIEAFQDSEVDGPLLDVGCGYGPIGMAIARAFPQKEVHMVDVNTRAIDLAKRNADKNGIQNVVIYESDGLASVKVEGFSAILTNPPIRAGKETIFRFYEEAYDKMASGGSLWVVIQKKQGAPSTQEKLEELFGEVRVADKKKGYFIFEARKI